ATGCCATCGAAAGCGAGAGCCAAGCCGCTGAAGCAGGCGCCGTCAGCACAGGGCTTAGAACCGGAGTCACAATTGATCTCAGTCGCAAAGGGATCCAAAAACTACCAGATGAAGTTGTGGATATCGTCAAGGGGGATCTGGAGCGGTCCGTTCCCATGGGATCATCTTTAGGAGCGCGGTCGGATACTGATACCTATACGGTCTCCAGACTAGCATTGTCTCATAACCAACTGACAACATTGCCCGCTCGCTTTTCTGAATGCACATCATTGCGATATCTCAACATCCGGGGCAATCAGATCAAGGAGTTTCCTATGCCTGTATGTCTTCCTCCTTACCGTCGAAATATTTCCTAACAACCTGGCTAGTTGTGCGATTTGAAATCAttggagatccttgaccttggccgaAACCAACTTCGAAGTCTTCCTACAGATATTGTGAGACTCTCGTCATTGAAAGTTTTGTCTATTCCAAAGAACCAAATCCGGGAGTTACCGCTATGTATTGCCGATATGGGGTCTTTGCAAGTGATCAAGTTTGAGGGCAATCCTATCAACTTTCCGCCGCGTGATGCAATACAAGTGCAAGCCGCAAGCCCCCCACATGAAGGCATTCAGAAAGACAACGAAGTTACGGAGGTGGCGGTAACGCTACAGATCAAACGCTTTCTGAAGCAGCATGCTGTCAACGGCCGATCCGAATCTGACAATACAGGTGACGAATCTAGTGAGGGCGCTGAAACCCCTCGCTTCCCATTGAAAAGGGTTGCAAGTGGGAGATTCCCTGTCAAAGTCAGTGGTGCTGATTTGCCTGATATTCGTTCACCCAATCTTGGATCAAGGGCACCTCCGATACCATCGCGATCACATTATCGTGGACTTTCCCAACAAAACAGCGCTTTTCGACGACCCGGTGTCATGCCATTGACGATTGGTAATGTCAATGAGCGTGTTCGTAGCAACTCAGAAAGCCTACTGAGGGCGGAGCGGTCAGAGAGCCGCAACAGGCGCATGGGAATCGTGTCCAGAAAACCCTCTGACCTTGGTACACTTGATGAGATGCAAGCGAATAATCGATTTAGCCATTATCGTGGCCTGAGTCATGGATCTGCTATGCAAGGTAACCAAGTAACGACGAAGAGCCCTGCGACTCCAACAGAACCATACTTGGCACGCCCGATCTATGTGAGACGTCTTTCTGTCCTCCCCGAACGGAGGCGAGAATCAAAAGTTTATGATCCAGTCATTGAAGCTGCTAAGGGCATCCTCTACTCGGTCTTTCAGATCCATCCTATGATCCAGATGCTCATGAGCTTGACGAGTGATGGGTCTGCTAAGCGATCTAGCCTTGAGATCGTGTTctacaacaccaactccCACGTTGAGGAATTGGAGCAGGAAATCCAGAAACACGAGAACGCCTTGGTCGACCTCGACGACCGCTCCCAAAGAGAGAACGAAAACGTCCGTCGAGCCTGTCAAACTTTGGTTAGCGCATATGGCCACGTTTGCACACTTTTGGCCGACAACATTGATACTTTCGTAAACAACGGCGATGCTCGATATATTCGAACACTTCTGATGTTACTTTACAATAGTATCATGGAACTACGTGTGACACTATCGTCTGTTAGTGCAGAAGATGGGCGTCGACAAGCAGCCTCCAAGGGGGACCAGATGGGTGAGCGTCCTCTCAGGGTGCATGCACGTGAACCTTCCATTACCCCCACTGTTGGTAGGTCAACCGGAGCTCGCAACCGCAATGGCACTTTGGTACACCATCCGGTCAATTTGCGTGTCGCTACAGATGTACCTGTGCCTACACCCCTTTCTGCGGCTTACCTCAATGGCAATGGTCGAACCGCCACTATTGCATCGGCCACTCCTCGATCTGGAGAATCTTTCTCCTCGATAGGTAGTCGCGGAATTTCTTCCGAGTtcacagaagaagatcggcAGTTTGAGAAGATATTTCTATCTTTGCAAAGGTCGACTGATCTCGTTATGGGGACACTTCCCAGTTTCCAAGCCCAACTAACAGGCGGCTTGAGGAACGCCATGTATCAGAGGACACCAGAGAGTGTAATTCAGCACTGGAAAGCCTTGATAACCATGTGCGGTCATGTCATTCAACAGACggagatcctcaagaacagACTGTCACTGATCAAACTCAAGGAGCCTGGAGTTCGAACACAAGCGAGCTTTTGGAGTCTCTGTAACAACTTCAGTCACTCTTGGGCGGATATGATCTATCAGATCAAGTACGGCCCCAACAGTGTTCCACTGCCTCCTGACACAAGGGCACGATTGCGACCGATTCAGCAGAGTATTAAGGAaaccagcaacatcatctccaagtcccCTTGGCACTATCTTTTCAACCATCCCTCAGGTACGCTGAACGGGCAGATGCACTACCCCCCTCGCGGTATGTCACCAACCCAGGTCCCGATTACGCCACAGAGTGCTGCTTTGGGACCCGCTATGCAGGCGACAGTTCCCACGACGCCGCAAAGTGGTTCATTCGCAGCAGCATTCCACGGGAATGTCTTTGACCGCGCCGACGCTCTCATGGCCAACCCTGGCATCTCTATGGGGCGCAATGGGGGATTTGGAAAGGGTCATGTGGGATTCAGCTCACTGTCTTCACTATCTTCTATGTCCTCAGACGAGGGAATACTTCCTTCTCATGGGCCACTGGGACCAGTACCGCTCCGTCTGAACGGAGGCAAAGTTGCCTTTTAGATCACAGTGCCGTGTCCTTCCTTGGATCTCGAGGTCAACACTGGCTGTTCGGTGCAATCGCTGCTGTTATTTGCATAAGGCAAAAGGGGGTCATTTGGTTATATCTAGAACTTATTGAGGCTTTTTGAACTGGCGTATTGAGGGAAAAGTTCGCCGGAACCCATTCCTTTACCGCATAGCCTTGGCGTTTGGGGTTGCCCTTGCATTTATTTGCCCAAAATCAGGTCAGTCGAACTATATTTGCATTTGATCTTTTACTTGGAGAGGGTTCGCAGCTTGTGTATGGGCATAATGTTAAACGTTGTCTTTTTTGGGAGGAGCAAAAGTTGGGAAGAGATGCCCGTCATGATGACCAACAACGGTCTCCAAAGATAAATAGATACCTGTAAATGTTGCCGAGGCACTACATATCAGGGACTGCAAAGGATATGGGTCATAGCAGATAGATGTCACATTGTACACTAGCACATAACGAATCTAATGCATCTGGTATTCGTCTCAGAGACAACGAAACTTGAATACGATCCAACAATAGTCACGACTGCTAACTGTTCAGCGGCTCAAAAATGTAAAACGGACTGTCTGATTCAATTAAATGCTCGCTTAATTATTACAACCGAAGATATCTATTGCAAGTTCGTCTCGTGTTAAAAGTCGTCTATCATGCTGCCACACCTGAAAATTAGATCCCATGATCTTAGCTGTCAGCCACGACGAGACCAAGTGTAACTCAACCCCACCAACATGCAGTGTAAGTATGAGCAACGTGAAACGGCGGAGCTACATCTCTTATTTCATCTTTAAACCAATTATTACAAGTGCATCAGTATTCCACTGGCATCTCTCGCACCATGTCTACAgcaccttcttcttcagctactcatcatcagtccAGCACTTCAGCCGCGGCCATaggctcttcatcttcttcatcttcttcatcatctcctcgccCGCCGACATCACCTCCTCCCACGATCGCATCTCCGTCAGTcgcccatgcccatgctcATGCACAAATCCCCTCCGCAGCGCAGCAGACTtcgccgcctcctccgcaACTACAGTCCACGCTTCCGTCAGCCGAGACGCAGCGCCACGTAGCGGAAGCACGTCGCGCTGTCGTCGCAACGCTGGAGAACATGATGGACTCTGAGCTGCAATGGCGCGCATCTATGTTGCATTCCAACGCTGCGGCGCTGAGCAAGCAGGCGCAGGATGTGCAGCGTGCGACTGAAGGACTGCGCCGCGAAAATGTTAAGCTTGCGCGGGAGGCAGACGCTGCGGCACGGAGGCTAAAGGAGCTCGGTAACGTGCAGAACTGGGCTGAGGTGCTGGAGCGCGACTTTCTCGTCCTGGAGGAGACTGTCAGACTCGCAAATTCCGATCGTAGCTGTAGCTGCAGCGAGTGTGGAAGTTATGCTGGGAGTGAGAGTGACGGTGGTGATGTGGACGAGGGCCAGCGGGCCATGAGgcttgacgaagaagagagggGCAAGGGTGTTGAAGGGCGCAAAACgctcgatgttgagatggatatcgaTACGGAGAACCATGCGCCTGGTACGTTTTCCGATGCTAGTAGGAGCTTGACAGAGGCAGACTCCAGCGTGGGAAGGGGGGCTAAGGGATCAGATACGGCTTCTATGTCAACGATTTCACGATGAGACCAAAGATCACCGAGCGAGTGATGAGCCACGACCATTCTGAGTATATTATAGGACTAGGGAACTGGCTTCCGCGGTATATGATTCTATGAGAGCCATTCGAACATTACTATAGCATGATAGTCTAATACTGAGTTTTCACCAAATCTACTCCGATCCGAACCGCCTTTTGTCACCTATAGTGTAGCCCCTGATAGCTTCTATATTGATGCGTCTTCTTATCTATGCCTGCCGAAATAGCTGTCTGCAAATATATTCCTTCTCAGATAAGACCAGGGAAGATGGcgtatctcttcttcttgtacCTGTCGCCGAACTCTTTGCGATAGGCACGCTCCTTACCCTTGGCCCAGCTAATCATCTGTGCAGCACCAATAGAGATAAAGAAAGCGACGGTCCAGTCACGGCTGACAAGGATAACTCCGATCCAGGCAAGCACCTCATACAAATAGTTTGGGCAAGTGACAATACCGAAACCATAGCCAACGGGAATCTTGCGCTCAGTGCCTCCAGTAGAACGCAGACTCGAAAGATATCTGTGAACAAGGGCATTCATGAGCTCGCCAAAGCAATAGAGAGCAATACCAACGGCATCAATGGCAGGAATTTCGGCCTTGGCTGCAAGCGAGTTGGGGTGGTAAATGGAGTATGCACAGAGAACACCAGAGACAGCCCAGTagaagaagctgttcttgaagatgttcttcCAGGGCATTGTGTTGGCAGAGAACTTGTGGACAAAGAGTGTCTCATACTCGCGCTTGAAGAAGTGTAGCATGATCATAGCAAAGGTGATCCATTGGGTTCGAGACATCTCGCCGTCTCCATTGCGGTAGATGTAGGGGCGGGCAGCGACGGCGAGGGCGTGGAAGATGATGGGTCCGAAATActcgacgacgaagacggTTCTCCAAGCGATTTGATATCCTGTGATAAGAGTTAGAACGGGCTCGCTCAAAGTCTTTGACCAGTTTCGACGCACCCATATCCTTTACGAGAACCTCACCAGTGGAAACTACAGCGGGCTCATCGACGAGGCGAGCCTTGCGGTTCTTTAGAGTCTTTTTCGTGGTAGGATCATAGATTCCGATGCGATTGAAGTCTCCGAGCTTGGTTTCCTTGGCAATCAAGACCTTGAGTCCTTCAACAGTGGTATCAGGGTCGACCTCAATCGACTCCGGAAGGTTCTTGATTGGTTGCCTTGGAGCTAGAGAATGTTAACTTGGTCTCAAGAGGAATGAGGCTGAGTGTAGATAGGAAAATACATACAGCGATTGGTGAGCGAGATAGATCgaagagaagccatcgtgtTTGTATCGTCGACTCAAAGTTGAACCACTTGGCAAAAAAGGAGGGGAACAAGATCCTATCAAAGGATGCAATGGCGTTGAGAACAAACAGGAAATAATTATTGGACGAGATTAGATAGATGGGTACGTACCGTCTCACAGTTGGGGACCTCGGCCTGAGATGATTTTGGGAGGGGCGGGGGGTGGTCATGGAAGCTCCTTCCCGCTGTTGAACCCCCTGGGGCTAaactttgttgagaagatgtGTCAGCGCATATCTAGTAACCAAAGAAAAGCCCAAGCATGAGGTGGTTGCCAGCTTGTGACAATTGAGACAGCTGATTGACTAGGTAGATACCTCCTTCAGTAGGTTACCTAGATCACACTCGGGGAGCCAAAATTTTATACCTCGACTCTAAAGTGGTAAAAAGATTCAGGTAAGTTTAGTATGAAATTAGGTGGGTTTTGGATTGGTCGTTTTTGTTTTTGAGGGTAAAGGTCTCAAGTATTCTTGCCTCCCTTACGGAGTAAACCACTTTGACTTCAAGCTGAAAATGCTCATCAAGTTCACATActatacctaggtactaacctTGCACAGTTGAGTTTCATAGACCATTAACATCAAACCATTGGATGCTATGAGTAGAATCAGAGAGATAAAGAACACTCAAGGTTATTTATAATTGCGACGACGCTGGTAGGGTTGGCCGAGTGAAATTGCTGATCTTCTGGTTATTCTTGTGTctataaagatattaaaTCTATCATATTGCTAAATAAATCTTCTATCTATAAAGCCAAGTTTGCCCCCACCTACACAGCTCAGTATTATGACTGTAGGCAGTGTTGAGTGTCATGAAGTGACATGAGTAGTATTACCTATTCCTGAAGTGCATCTTTATGGACTTTGCCGGACAAGAGATGGCTTAACATGATGTCAAAATCATCTGATCTTTTGGATAGAACAGCCAGCAGATCTCTCACTTTGCTTTGGCGTTGGCAGTTCTGACAACTGCCATAAGGATCAGTCCCTCACCACCACCTAGGCTGCTAGGTCATCCATGATCTTAAATTCTCCCTTCATCTGGGCTAGACCATGGCCGTCGGTGTGGCTGCCATCATTAGGTGCCTGGAGTAAAAATACATTCactctttgttttcttttccttttcttctttttctttcctccaAGCCAAAATACCTGTCCCAAAACAGCATCTCCCTGTCCCTGCGATTTGTTTGCTAGTAGTTAGTTATCCAGCAGCTGGCGATCAGCTGCCACGCATTCACGTATTAACCTCGTGCATGCCCTCTCGGCGCTTAAGCATTTCGTTATTTCGCCCTTCACTGGGagctttttttctttctttttcttctcgtCTCTAATTCTCACAGTCTTCCCGAAACAGTTTCCTTCTACCGCAAACTACTATCACCAGTTTGTCGATGAAAAGCATCTTGTTCCTTCTATGAAAAGTTACCGATACGCCTTACTGCTTGCTTAAAATCTGGACATTATATCATATCTCATAGGCAAGCGTACTCAGAAGAAAACATAGACAGCTCTAACTGACATATGCGCGTCTTTCAGATCTATAGCTTACGGTTACCTGACAACAAGCGAATGACTCGAAACAAGTCGACAAACTTGCTTGTCATAGCCtatcttttgactttgttgtAAAGCTGAATTATCGATCAACACATTCGATTTGTTAAAACACTCATCGCTTTTCAAAGCCTGCACATATGCATCGCCGGGCACTATCATGAATCCCTGTGCGCCAACATTTGTCCCCGTTGAACCTTCAGAAGATGAGTTCTCTTCCGACGAAGATGGATCTTCTACTCCATCTTCCATGGAAGCACGACATCCAGATCAAGATGTGCGCTCGCCTCGAGCACGACCCCGAGGTAGAACAATTCCTTCCATTACTATCGACCCCGAAGGATACGAAGCTATGTTCCCTGCTCTCCAAGCTGTGAACACAGTTGACCCTCTCAGGATTCGGAGTCCgaaaatgaaaaagaaacaacGAAGCAGGCGCTGTAGGTCCAGAGGCAAAGACGACCGGGCCTTGTCTTCAAACTCGGTTAATGACGAGCGGTTGAGCCTAGGGCATCAGTCCTCACAGtcctttgatgatgaggaagagaataGTAAAGAGCCTCCCCTGGAATATCTGAAACCGACGGTTTACACTCCGAGGAAGTCGCTTGAGTTCCTCAAACCTGACGTTTATACACCTCCGGCCTCATCTCACAACTCTTCCAGCCGTCCTAAAACCCGGGCAAACACGCGGCCGGCTGACGCCAGAGCGAGAACCCGGTCTCCTAAGAGGGCATGGAGACCACCAACCCCCCATCCAGACGGTAGACCGCGAGGCTCCAGATTACGACGTACACCTTCTCCAAACCAGAGAGCTATGTCATTGGCTGGGTATCCAGTTCCTCTAGTTTTCCCGAATCCCACTTACAGCCACTTTCCATCAGACCGGTCCCATCCAATGATACATCCTCCGATCAACTATGCGCCACATATGGGACCATCTCTGGTGCCGCCTACGATGCCATACTCGCCTCTAACATTGCCTCTGGCCCCGGTCCCGTGGTCAGCCCATTCGGCTCAACCaggaatgatgatggactATCCGGTGGACTATGATAGTCGTTATGCACAAATGGATTGGCCTTCATTTGAGGGGGGGAGTGGGATGTATTATGCGCCGCAGCCGCCACAGCATTTCGTTTATTATCAGCCAGAGTCACATGGACGACGACAAATGCAGCCCTATAGTCAATACCGAATGCATTTGCAGCCTCCTCAAAGGTCTGAGTTGTACCCAGCTTCCCAGGGCAGTGATTCACAAAGTGACTCGAGGACTCAGCCTACAGGAAGCCAGCATGAGAAAAAGGCTAGTACCTCTAGTTCCGCCAAGGCAAGCAACTTTAGCTCCGGTGCAGCTACCAATGTGTCTGATACGACGACCCCTTTGAGAACTCAATTCGATATAATCAATGATCAAAGTGGAGGGGCACAGCTGAGGTCAAAGTACAACAAGTATCCTGATATTTAGATGACTTCAGTGCCTGTTGGTAAAGACCGTCAACTCCTCAGTGCTGTTTGCAGTGATGACACCACGCAAGAGGAAGTCAAGAAAGAACTCCGCAAGGTGGCTGACTATAGTAAGATTAAAGGATTCATCCCAACTCGACAGGCACAGAATTCGCACGATTCTCCTCGCGTTGTGAGAGGTGCGAAGATCAACCTTAAGCGAGAGACTACACCTCAAGAGGAGAACAAAGGTCGAGAGACTGATAAACTGGTCGATCCGCTCCAGAATGCACCCAGAGGTCCATCTTCCGCCCGCCAACTTCCTCAGACGTTCAGTTCTACCTTGAAGCAGACTTTCAATTTGAATGGATCTGAGTCGGGTTCATGGTCCCAATCCAAAAGATGGATAAGCTTTGCTACAAGGGAACGGCAGGCCTTTCAGAAGGTGATGGCCAATCTACGTTACATGAGCGCTGGCCAGTCTCCATTTGTTCCTCAGAGCCCAGTAGAGCTGACAGCTTTCAAAGCAAATCTGGCAGaatcaaagacaaggaagCTCGATCAAGAGCTTAAGCAACGTCTAGCAAAGACGAATGCGAGCGTCGCTGAAGGCGTGGGGACTCAATTCAAACCTGTTGTGAAGCTCCTCCGGGGGAAGAATTTTGCCGATTGTCTTTCCCCCGTGTTCGCAGCTAGCAATTGCTTCAGCACATCACGGAATCAGGCGCCTTGTGGTGCTGGATGGCCAACTCTCGCCGAATtcaaggaagagggagaCGAACGCTCCAGTCGACAGGGCCGGTGCCTGCCTCTCCCAAAGCTGGATCTCGTTTTTCgcacatcatcttcagaaaTATCTGCGGCTTGCAGCTCTGAGGGGGCAGTCCGTAACGACAGGAGAACTGTTCAAGTTGGATCCCATTATCTTTGTCCTGTGACGCCAGAAGAGCCTTCTATTACCCCACCGATCGAGCTGCAGTCAGACGAAGCCCCTTTCATTCCCGCTACACTTCTCCAATCCATAAATGCTACCGAAGATGACGCGGAATGGACGGAAGGGGACAACGAGAAGTGTGATAGGACAGGAGCTGGGGAGAAGGCCGAGGGAAAAGGAGCAAGAGATTGAAAAGAGGGAAAACTCAAAGTGGAAACCGGCAGAAAACTGAATGGGCTACCTATGGCATGCGCTTAACATCATTTTCCCAATAAATGATTGGATGTGCCAGCGCCGACGATACGCTTGGAGGCGCTTTGGACAGACTTTTGAGATTTTGGGGCCAGTAGTGCTAGGAAGATCTTCACGATCCTTGCTAACAAATTTGAAGGAATTCAGACGTTGGAAGTGCAGCAGATAGATGCTATATCAAAAGAGAATATAAACCAAGTGAACCTGGCcctgacactgacactgacactggCAAGACGCTAGTATAAGGTATTCAGTGAACACTTGGCACACTTTTCCAGGTCATGCTGATTTTCATGATGTGAGTTGGTTGGGTGTTATACTATTGGTCACTACCTTCCTACTTAAGGTAGTTTACAGGGGAGGTTCATCAGGCCCTGCGCTAGAACTCTAGAACTCTTCGCTCTCTCCAGCTCGAGTGGAACATCTATCTTCCCTTTCCGAGTCACGTGCTGCTCCTACCGAATCAGTTGGCAAGCCCTAACGTCGCACTTGCCAAAATCTCCACCCACGTTTCCGTAGCTTGAATCCTCGTTCAGCCAAAAAGTTCTTCACGACCATCCGCCAATTCGATTGCCTGGTGAgcgccaacatcatcaggTAAGTTGCCATACGACAAGAACGAAGAGACGAATTAATCAATACGCTGCGCTGCTCGATGATTCCCTATCTCGAAGAACCCGCTGATTGAGTTGCTCGCTCTTCTCTGTTCTCCCTGTCTCCGTCAAGCAAAGACACCAGCTAACCACTTcgtcttttcttctttcttgcaGAAACCGCAATCATGGGTATCTCGCGTGACTCTCGACACAAGCGCTCCGCCTCCGGTGCCAAGCGTGCCTACTACCGTGCGTAATAATCCGAAAGCCCGTATGATCCTCTTGGACATGCGTTCTGACCTTTGACAACAGGGAAGAAGCGCGCTTTCGAGGCTGGTCGCCAGGGTGCAAACACCCGTATTGGCCCCAAGCGCATTCACACCGTCCGAACCCGAGGTGGTAACCACAAGTACCGTGCCCTCCGTCTCGACTCCGGCAACTTTGCCTGGGGCTCTGAGGGTCTGACCCGCAAGACCCGTGTCATTGCTGTCGCCTACCACCCTTCCAACAATGAGCTTGTCCGAACCAACACCCTCACCAAGAGCGCCGTCGTCCAAGTTGATGCCGCTCCCTTCCGACAGTGGTACGAGGCCCACTACGGCCAGGCCATCGGCCGAAGACGCCAGAAGGCtcaggctgccaaggagggcaagactgaggaggaggtgaagaagtccaacgccgttgagaagaagcaggctgcCCGTCTTTCTTCCCGCGGCAAGGTCGAGAgcgccatcgagaagcagtTCGAGGCTGGACGACTCTACGCCGTTGTTTCCAGCCGACCCGGTCAGTCTGGTCGTGTTGATGGTTACATTCTGGAGGGTGAGGAGCTCGCTTTCTACCAGCGTAAGCTCCACAAGTAAACTtgtcaaaaaaaaaagccacATAAAGAACCAAATGTCGGCCCTTGGTATGGTGTTCAAGGATTTCTCGCTATCTTGATAGTTagaacaagatgagcttAACATGACGCATCGGAATGGGTCCTTAGGGAATGAAATTTTTTCTTGCGCTGAATTTACTTCATGATCAAGGTTTCTGTACTTGCACAGCGTGACTTGATGTTCTGGCTAATGCCGAAACCGTTCCATTCATTCTATATGGGGTATGCGTTACAGGCGGGATAAGTCAACTCCTATGCCCTTGCAGAAGGCTGGGTATACTTTAGCATACTGCACCACTCTCGACGCTGTACAACAGCTCTCATCGCAAATAGTAGTAAAAAAACGGGAATCGACGCCTCATTGTCTCTATCCCCTGTTTATAACTGTCATTACAAATGCCTAATCCGGCATTTTTAGCAAGCTACTAAGCCAACAGGGCCAACTGCAGTAAGCTAAAAGTGGAATCGGGTAAACAAGAATACTTTATACATGAAGTATGGTCCAGGAACATATAACCAGAACAGGTTTTTGTGACTTCTTCTGAGTTTCTCATGCAAACTGACGCTTCAGGTCAGTCCACTTACGATTCAAGGTCTCGTGCTGAGAGTTGATCTAGAATGATGCGTCAGTAAATCAACTTCAGATAAACATCAGTGAGCAATGGGAAGAACTCACCTCTGCATAGCGCAGCTTTGTCTGGACCAACTCTTCTTCCAACTCGGACAACTCTTTTTCGAGTCTTTGATTCTCCTCATGGACATGCATATTGCGTTTCATCAGATCGTCCCGCTCAAGTTTCCATGTCTCCTCTATTTCCATGGGTTGCTTCTCGATGACGATCTTTAACTCCCGAACTTGACCCCTCATGctgtcattctcatctttgagTTCCTGATTTTCAACCTTTGTGTGAACAAGCTCTGTGGCCAGATCTGCTTGCTCACGATCGCATACTTCAACCCTCTCCTCCAGTTTCCGGACTTGAATGGAGAGATTATGGTTCATTGTGCGGAGCTCCAAGAGTTCGTTCTCGCgatccttctcggccttggttTTCTCTTCCCATTCTGTGGTATAAGATTTGAGCATTTCCGGTGTGATTTTAACTTCGCAGGCATCTTTTACGAGCTGGTCTGCACGATAGACCTCCTTATCGATGCTAGAGCTCGAGCTTCCAAAGAAaccattctcaagaagactgcCATGGCTAGGATCTTTATCGATGTAGACGTCGAACAGTTTGTCCTTAAGGTATGTGGTGAGTTGCTGCATGTCAGATAATCCCAGGAGAATTCTGGCATTCTTCTGCATTAGAACAATTCCGAAGCGTAGAATTGCTGACAAGCCCTCGGAGAAAATAAGGTCGTAGATGCGGAGTACTAGTTGAAGAGGGAACCGGTAGGCAAAAAGCGTCAAGAACCATTGCGTGGCATAGAGGTGAGGAGATAT
This genomic interval from Fusarium verticillioides 7600 chromosome 1, whole genome shotgun sequence contains the following:
- a CDS encoding enoyl reductase, translated to MTTPRPSQNHLRPRSPTVRRQPIKNLPESIEVDPDTTVEGLKVLIAKETKLGDFNRIGIYDPTTKKTLKNRKARLVDEPAVVSTGEVLVKDMGYQIAWRTVFVVEYFGPIIFHALAVAARPYIYRNGDGEMSRTQWITFAMIMLHFFKREYETLFVHKFSANTMPWKNIFKNSFFYWAVSGVLCAYSIYHPNSLAAKAEIPAIDAVGIALYCFGELMNALVHRYLSSLRSTGGTERKIPVGYGFGIVTCPNYLYEVLAWIGVILVSRDWTVAFFISIGAAQMISWAKGKERAYRKEFGDRYKKKRYAIFPGLI
- a CDS encoding enoyl reductase, whose product is MASLRSISLTNRSPRQPIKNLPESIEVDPDTTVEGLKVLIAKETKLGDFNRIGIYDPTTKKTLKNRKARLVDEPAVVSTGEVLVKDMGYQIAWRTVFVVEYFGPIIFHALAVAARPYIYRNGDGEMSRTQWITFAMIMLHFFKREYETLFVHKFSANTMPWKNIFKNSFFYWAVSGVLCAYSIYHPNSLAAKAEIPAIDAVGIALYCFGELMNALVHRYLSSLRSTGGTERKIPVGYGFGIVTCPNYLYEVLAWIGVILVSRDWTVAFFISIGAAQMISWAKGKERAYRKEFGDRYKKKRYAIFPGLI
- a CDS encoding 40S ribosomal protein S8, with the translated sequence MGISRDSRHKRSASGAKRAYYRKKRAFEAGRQGANTRIGPKRIHTVRTRGGNHKYRALRLDSGNFAWGSEGLTRKTRVIAVAYHPSNNELVRTNTLTKSAVVQVDAAPFRQWYEAHYGQAIGRRRQKAQAAKEGKTEEEVKKSNAVEKKQAARLSSRGKVESAIEKQFEAGRLYAVVSSRPGQSGRVDGYILEGEELAFYQRKLHK